From Halichondria panicea chromosome 12, odHalPani1.1, whole genome shotgun sequence, a single genomic window includes:
- the LOC135345452 gene encoding uncharacterized protein LOC135345452, producing MTDDSQSCKTPLHTAASRGDSDEVRELLKTKQYEVNVRNSHNQTSLHLACANGHLDTVWTLANDFGADIGAIDNNGNTPLLFAAKNKHVQIIIMLLLLSMCSRHLLNGDRVLCSFSRSQMDSHHVKLFEDVLFEYYNDSEAVEKTMRLISKFFVDYIQFKDYKDDGFIALFVAASLGLKDLINRLVTQNKVDLNIRGFHGLSVLHCACFGGHILLMENLISEHLTDLSVKDTLGNSVLHYATLKGTPYACDGGHIELIDKLVLEHGLNPADKNNDGNTPLHIAANKGHVEAVRHLISKHSADVDCTNNQNNTPLMQAMLNGCVHVLDMLIKEFNSSCHVRGYNGYTLLHCACEGGHIELIDKLVLEYGLNPTDKNNDGNTPLHIAASIKGRVETVRHLISKHSADIDCTNNQNSTPLMKAALNGGVNVLDMLIKEFNSSCQVRDDDGYTLLHHACDGGHIELIDKLVLEYGLNPADKDNDGNTPLHIAASIKGRVETVRHLISKHSADVDCTNNQNSTPLMGAALNGCVHVLDMLIKEFNSSCHVRGYNGYTLLHYACDGGHIEMIDKLVLEYGLNPADKDNNGNTPLHVAAIKGHVETVRLLITQHKIDIITNNVYSTPLCLAAEGGHEIAIHAFIKEFKCNPHNRGYNGQTLLHYACQNGHVELLNKLVVEYKVDPSIRDNDGNTPLHILCRTPHTEEGKLRTMLCKYQYWTVFQVNNNGNTPLHTATLYEQAHCARLLLQKYNAPLFVRNKDGKTALDLAKTQRSHEIVKIFKNHNSEMQSIYRQLDKLAKQEFGGEKNLTRIFIVGHPGAGKSTLVETIKTEGFISYFSTLTVSPHTPGIIPSTYDSSAYGRIIIYDFAGDSEYYSSHAAIMESINTSKGSNIYLIVCDLSKGEEAAVTKYSYWLSFLSYNIKQFSNTIILPVGSHADVINKTSVEQVLRVLDSVSQKFCSSSKIDDFQIEQSVSLDCRKRGAVVNYIKELTKKFSNLVSLSPETSTLLGLLKKDFEHVPACKVSLLISHIEETGIPLPLNSSLLYLLIRELHDLGLLMVIEREGDSIENHIIILKISTFTSDVHKKLFSESAKADLTKHIDQLKLSVGIIPESLLERVLPEYITKESLLKLQYCQEIENLYVEEDHSLFQLTSGPVPTENATKENSHLFFPALCDLKLEEIQWPKSEGDKITLGWYAKCDCNSFDFFPTRFLHVLIVHLSHNFALKQSLPTSHQISIVTTDSSADNSSLIAKVYAANPRCHVWSTGLHWLMKNGVEVFVDMPKDADSKDLIVLARSDIEDKIECFNTLQLVIQKVVKAKVEFCASIMPTVYLLDSSNLKDELFTNARNAPKYALIDIEEALVEGTKRVMDKEGRCFSTPIKEWISPTRWAISYWNLFFPMDTFLVHSALQEVKDAQWKLLGMSLPPIPWNKLDDIDKNESSFSGDIAKKEEVIRLWMSQEPTWIVLVDALSQSAYGWSQNSSQISREHNVPLQRNILENDSSLRPDEEFLQSFAAIIGSRWQCLAFPLSLTSEDIVSIKRETRGAEPTRQALVMLQKWAARETATYGQLRERLRTLSVFHI from the exons ATGACTGATGACAGCCAGTCATGTAAAACTCCCCTGCACACTGCTGCAAGCCGTGGGGACTCAGATGAGGTCAGAGAGCTGTTGAAAACAAAGCAATATGAAGTCAACGTCAGAAACTCACACAACCAAACATCTCTTCATCTTGCATGTGCTAATGGTCATCTCGATACGGTTTGGACACTAGCCAATGACTTTGGTGCTGACATAGGAGCTATTGATAATAATGGAAATACACCATTGCTCTTTGCTGCTAAGAacaaacatgtacaaataattataatgttgctTCTATTATCAATGTGTAGTAGACACCTCTTGAATGGAGACCGCGTGCTCTGTTCCTTTAGCCGTAGTCAGATGGATTCTCATCATGTTAAACTCTTTGAGGATGTCCTCTTCGAGTATTACAATGATTCTGAAGCAGTGGAGAAAACTATGCGTCTGATAAGTAAATTCTTTGTTGATTATATTCAATTCAAGGATTATAAAGATGATGGCTTTATTGCATTGTTTGTAGCTGCATCACTCGGTCTCAAAGACTTGATTAATCGACTAGTTACACAGAATAAAGTAGACCTGAATATTAGGGGATTCCATGGCTTGTCTGTTCTCCACTGTGCCTGTTTTGGAGGACACATCCTGCTCATGGAGAATCTTATTTCAGAACATCTTACAGACCTTTCTGTTAAGGATACACTAGGGAACTCAGTTTTGCATTACGCAACTTTAAAGGGGACTCCCTAtgcatgcgatggtggtcatatagaactgatagacaaattagtgcttgaacatggcctcaatcccgcagataaaaataatgatggtaacacacctctacatattgcagccaataaaggacatgttgaagcagtgagacacctgattagcaagcacagtgctgatgttgattgcactaataatcagaacaatactccattgatgcaagCTATGCTtaatggttgtgtgcatgttttggatatgctaatcaaagaattcaacagcagttgtcatgtccgaggttacaatggttatactctacttcactgtgcatgtgaaggtggtcatatagaactgatagacaaattagtgcttgaatatggcctcaatcccacagataaaaataatgatggtaacacacctctacatattgcagcctccattaaaggacgtgttgaaacagtgagacacctgattagcaagcacagtgctgatattgattgcactaataatcagaacagtaCTCCATTGATGAAGGCTGCGCTGAATGGTGGTGTgaatgttttggatatgctaatcaaagaattcaacagcagttgtcaagTCCGAGATGacgatggttatactctccttcatcatgcatgcgatggtggtcatatagaactgatagacaaattagtgcttgaatatggcctcaatcccgcagataaagataatgatggtaacacacctctacatattgcagcctccattaaaggacgtgttgaaacagtgagacacctgattagcaagcacagtgctgatgttgattgcactaataatcagaacagtactccattgatgggagctgcgctgaatggttgtgtgcatgttttggatatgctaatcaaagaattcaacagcagttgtcatgtccgaggttacaatggttatactctccttcactatgcatgcgatggtggtcatatagaaatgatagacaaattagtgcttgaatatggcctcaatcccgcagataaagataataatggtaacacacctctacatgttgcagccattaaaggacatgttgaaacagtaaGACTTTTGATTACTCAACACAAAATTGATATAATCACTAATAATGTTTACTCTACCCCATTGTGTTTAGCAGCTGAAGGTGGTCATGAGATCGCGATTCATGCCTTTATTAAAGAGTTTAAATGCAACCCACATAACAGAGGCTACAATGGTCaaactctccttcactatgcttGCCAAAATGGTCACGTAGAACTATTGAATAAATTGGTAGTCGAGTATAAGGTAGATCCATCAATTAGAGACAACGATGGGAACACACCACTGCATATTTTGTGTCGTACTCCGCATACTGAAGAAGGGAAGCTGAGAACAATGCTTTGCAAGTACCAGTACTGGACAGTGTTTCAAGTTAATAATAATGGCAACACTCCTCTTCACACAGCAACTCTCTACGAACAAGCTCATTGTGCACGCTTACTATTGCAGAAGTACAATGCTCCACTTTTTGTGCGAAACAAAGATGGGAAGACTGCCCTTGATCTAGCTAAAACTCAGAGAAGCCATGAAATTGTTAAAATTTTCAAAAATCATAATTCTGAAATGCAGTCTATCTACCGGCAGCTAGATAAACTTGCTAAACAAGAGTTTGGTGGTGAAAAAAACCTCACCAGAATATTTATTGTAGGTCATCCAGGTGCTGGGAAATCCACGCTTGTTGAAACTATCAAAACAGAAGGTTTTATTAGCTACTTCAGCACATTAACTGTTTCCCCTCACACTCCAGGCATTATTCCAAGTACTTATGACAGTAGTGCTTATGGAAGAATAATAATCTATGATTTTGCTGGTGATTCCGAGTACTACTCCTCACATGCTGCAATTATGGAGTCAATCAACACATCAAAAGGAAGTAATATATATTTGATAGTTTGTGATTTGAGTAAAGGCGAAGAAGCTGCTGTCACTAAATACAGCTACTGGCTTTCATTTCTATCGTACAATATTAAGCAATTCTCAAACACGATTATCCTACCAGTGGGAAGCCACGCTGATGTAATCAACAAAACGTCAGTTGAACAAGTGTTACGTGTTCTTGACAGCGTATCCCAAAAGTTCTGTAGCAGCTCCAAGATTGATGATTTTCAAATTGAACAAAGTGTTTCTCTTGATTGTCGTAAACGAGGGGCTGTAGTAAATTACATAAAGGAACTCACTAAGAAATTCTCCAATTTAGTATCCCTTTCCCCAGAGACAAGCACACTCTTGGGATTGTTGAAGAAAGACTTTGAACATGTTCCAGCTTGCAAAGTAAGCCTCCTTATCTCTCACATAGAAGAGACTGGAATTCCACTGCCACTAAATTCTTCATTGCTATACCTTCTCATAAGAGAGTTACATGATTTGGGTCTGCTAATGgtgatagagagagaagggGACTCCATTGAGAACCATATAATAATTCTCAAGATATCAACATTCACATCAGATGTACACAAAAAACTCTTTTCAGAGTCTGCTAAAGCTGACCTCACCAAGCATATCGATCAACTCAAGCTCAGCGTAGGCATTATTCCAGAATCACTACTGGAAAGAGTACTACCAGAGTACATCACAAAAGAAAGTCTACTTAAGTTGCAGTACTGTCAAGAAATTGAGAATTTGTACGTGGAAGAGGACCACAGTCTTTTTCAACTCACTTCTGGGCCAGTACCAACAGAAAATGCCACTAAAGAGAACTCTCATTTATTTTTCCCTGCTTTATGTGATCTCAAGCTCGAGGAAATTCAATGGCCTAAATCCGAAGGTGATAAGATTACTTTGGGATGGTATGCTAAATGTGATTGTAACAGCTTTGACTTCTTCCCAACACGATTTCTTCATGTGCTTATCGTTCATCTCTCCCACAACTTTGCATTAAAACAAAGCTTGCCTACAAGCCACCAGATCTCTATAGTAACTACAGATTCTTCTGCTGACAATAGTTCTTTGATTGCAAAGGTGTATGCTGCCAATCCTCGCTGTCATGTCTGGTCGACTGGTCTCCATTGGCTTATGAAGAACGGAGTGGAAGTATTTGTCGATATGCCTAAAGATGCAGATAGTAAAGATCTGATTGTACTAGCAAGAAGTGACATTGAAGATAAAATCGAATGTTTCAACACTCTGCAACTAGTTATTCAGAAGGTAGTCAAAGCCAAAGTTGAATTCTGTGCTAGTATAATGCCTACTGTTTACCTTCTTGATTCGAGCAATCTCAAGGATGAACTTTTTACAAATGCTAGAAATGCACCGAAATATGCTCTAATAGATATTGAAGAAGCACTTGTAGAAGGCACTAAGCGAGTCATGGATAAAGAAGGACGATGCTTCTCCACTCCTATCAAAGAATGGATCAGCCCAACAAGATGGGCCATATCTTACTGGA ATTTATTTTTTCCAATGGATACCTTCTTGGTTCATTCTGCTTTGCAAGAAGTAAAGGATGCTCAATGGAAACTGCTAGGAATGAGTCTTCCCCCAATCCCCTGGAACAAATTAGATGACATTGACAAAAATGAATCATCATTCTCTGGTGACATTGCTAAGAAAGAAGAAGTAATTCGACTGTGGATGTCTCAAGAACCCACCTGGATAGTGTTGGTAGACGCTCTCAGTCAATCTGCATATGGATGGTCACAGAATTCTAGTCAAATCTCACGAGAGCATA ATGTGCCTCTACAAAGGAACATTCTTGAAAACGATTCATCTCTTCGTCCTGATGAAGAGTTTCTCCAATCATTTGCTGCCATCATTGGCTCTCGTTGGCAGTGTCTTGCTtttcccctctccctcacttctgaagacattgtgagcatcaagagagagacaagaggAGCAGAGCCGACCAGACAAGCACTCGTCATGCTACAGAAGTGGGCAGCCAGGGAGACGGCAACTTATGGTCAGTTGAGAGAGAGACTCCGTACACTCTCAGTGTTTCATATCTGA